A region from the Flavobacterium enshiense genome encodes:
- a CDS encoding HlyD family secretion protein, which yields MSQENQNPEAVQKSERKRNTILTILSFAFLLGGVLWILSLFFDFSQNETTNNAQVESYMNNIAARASGHIKEIRFEANQPVHKGDTLIILDDQEYQIKVRQAEADLAIAEGNLHSLEQAIITSTSNQAAAKEKLAGDMADLEKARKDYQRFEKMFADSAVTRNQYDQVLAKMKSTEAYLKAGQNELLASSSITQQSKTNLEAAKATVAGKKANLDNAKLQLSYTVIKAPIDGFVGERELSVGDLVSTNQVIASIVLKHKLWVTANFKETQVERIKIGQPVTITIDALDDKEFKGKVVGFSPATGAKFSMVEPDNSTGNFVKITQRIPVKIEFEASPQELEPVKPGMNATVEVEK from the coding sequence ATGAGCCAGGAAAACCAAAACCCCGAAGCAGTTCAAAAATCAGAACGAAAAAGAAATACCATTCTGACCATCCTTTCTTTTGCTTTTCTGCTGGGAGGTGTTTTGTGGATATTGAGTCTGTTTTTTGACTTCAGCCAAAATGAAACCACCAACAACGCTCAGGTGGAATCCTATATGAACAATATTGCAGCCCGGGCGAGCGGACATATAAAAGAAATCCGTTTCGAGGCCAACCAGCCTGTGCATAAAGGCGATACACTGATTATTCTTGATGACCAAGAATACCAAATAAAAGTGAGACAGGCCGAAGCCGATTTAGCCATAGCCGAAGGAAATCTTCATTCTTTGGAACAAGCCATAATTACATCGACATCCAATCAGGCCGCTGCCAAGGAAAAATTGGCCGGCGATATGGCCGATCTGGAAAAAGCCAGAAAAGATTATCAGCGTTTTGAAAAAATGTTTGCCGATTCGGCTGTGACGAGAAACCAATACGATCAGGTACTGGCCAAGATGAAATCTACCGAAGCTTATCTGAAAGCAGGTCAAAACGAATTGTTGGCCAGCAGTTCCATTACCCAGCAAAGCAAAACCAATCTGGAAGCCGCAAAAGCAACTGTAGCCGGCAAAAAAGCCAATTTGGATAACGCAAAACTGCAATTATCATACACGGTCATAAAAGCTCCAATAGATGGTTTTGTGGGCGAAAGGGAACTTTCCGTAGGCGATTTGGTAAGTACAAATCAGGTAATCGCCTCCATTGTACTGAAACACAAACTATGGGTGACCGCCAACTTCAAAGAAACTCAGGTGGAGCGGATAAAAATAGGGCAACCGGTTACGATTACCATAGATGCGCTGGACGATAAAGAATTTAAAGGAAAAGTGGTCGGATTTTCGCCGGCCACCGGAGCCAAATTTTCGATGGTGGAACCGGATAATTCCACTGGTAATTTCGTGAAAATCACCCAACGCATTCCGGTAAAAATTGAATTTGAAGCCAGCCCTCAGGAACTCGAGCCCGTAAAACCCGGCATGAATGCAACTGTTGAAGTAGAAAAATAA
- a CDS encoding TolC family protein — protein sequence MITITLLQRFKYAFLLLIVALFGMEKGYGQNDSLTNVQSITLEEALKLGIENNKQIKIANTDVAIANENVSQTKMAKMPLVGLNMNYNHIGNPKIYEGFYEKSLTVDYFDYQASANILASMPIYTGNLINNRISKQELIRELQEATVKMTEAEIKLAIVQQYFTLEKLYRQIEVTKQNIINTNLRIKQLQSRVANGQNLKSDLLRTELQQSRFEVSVFEDTNNIKLVSNYLDILIGIPTDTVLKPEMAETTIPKEERDIQQCLAEAYENRYEIKQSELNVKLSESNLSITKSGYLPNLYAGAMLNTQYPAQWPDYPNILNFWTAGLSLNWDISSFYNLKHQVSGDKLDIDRSKTILDVTKDQIDKEVKTVFVKYVESQKNISTYKKDVELSESNYRIVKSRYDNDFALISDMVDAELQLNGAKISLINANLDLIIQYYSLQYAMGKL from the coding sequence CCTTTCTGCTACTGATTGTCGCATTATTCGGCATGGAAAAAGGATACGGTCAGAACGACTCCTTAACAAACGTGCAAAGCATAACTTTAGAGGAAGCCTTAAAACTTGGTATTGAGAACAACAAGCAAATAAAAATTGCCAATACCGACGTTGCCATTGCCAATGAAAATGTCAGTCAGACAAAAATGGCGAAGATGCCGCTTGTCGGACTGAATATGAACTATAATCACATCGGTAATCCAAAAATATATGAGGGATTCTATGAAAAAAGCCTCACGGTAGATTACTTCGATTATCAGGCTTCTGCAAACATATTGGCCAGCATGCCCATATATACAGGAAACCTCATCAACAACAGGATAAGCAAACAGGAATTAATCCGAGAGCTACAGGAAGCCACTGTTAAAATGACGGAAGCAGAAATTAAACTGGCCATAGTACAGCAATATTTCACCCTTGAAAAACTTTACCGCCAGATTGAAGTCACCAAACAAAATATCATAAACACTAACCTGCGAATCAAACAACTACAATCGCGGGTGGCCAACGGACAAAACCTAAAAAGTGATCTATTACGAACCGAATTACAACAATCAAGATTTGAAGTTTCCGTGTTTGAAGACACTAACAACATCAAACTGGTCAGCAACTATCTAGATATTTTGATTGGTATTCCGACTGACACCGTACTAAAACCTGAAATGGCCGAAACCACAATTCCCAAGGAAGAACGGGATATTCAACAATGCCTGGCCGAAGCTTATGAGAACCGATATGAAATCAAACAATCGGAATTAAACGTGAAACTTTCCGAATCCAACCTCAGCATCACAAAAAGTGGATACTTACCCAATCTATACGCCGGTGCAATGCTCAATACCCAGTACCCAGCCCAATGGCCAGATTATCCAAACATCCTCAATTTCTGGACAGCAGGTCTATCGTTAAATTGGGATATTTCCAGTTTTTACAATCTGAAACATCAGGTGAGCGGTGACAAATTGGATATTGACCGAAGCAAAACGATTCTAGATGTGACCAAAGACCAAATTGACAAGGAAGTAAAAACCGTTTTTGTGAAGTATGTTGAAAGTCAAAAAAACATATCGACCTATAAAAAAGATGTGGAATTATCGGAGAGCAACTACAGAATCGTAAAAAGCCGCTACGACAATGACTTTGCCTTGATTAGCGATATGGTTGATGCCGAATTACAATTAAACGGCGCTAAAATTTCACTCATCAATGCCAATCTCGACTTGATCATTCAATATTACTCCCTGCAATATGCCATGGGAAAACTATAA